The genomic DNA CGATCGCCTATCTAATCGGTTGTCTGTTGGTATCGACGTTTGGATCGTTCTGTTTGCACGCGATGGTCTTGGCATAACGGATCTCGCGTCAGGCCATTGACTGCCTCAAGGCCTTTGTTCGCCGCGGCGCTACGTGTCGACGCTGACATACAACACGCGGCCGTTTGCTTTTAGTTTATCCAACACCGACATCAGTTCTTCGTAGTCTTCGTCGACCTCCGGATGTCGGCTGTCGCGGAGCGTGGCTTCGGCAGCTTCAAACTGTTCAGCCAACGCGACAACTTCCGCTGGCGAGTGCATGCTGTGCATCGGTTGCCAGGCGTCCCAGTTGAGCCGACCGGAGTGCCAGTACCGAAACGGCCGCGCGCCAAAGTGCGTGATCTCTTTTTCGGTGAGTTGATTTTTGGGTTGGTCGTGGTGCGCTATGGCTTCGCTGACGATGTTCCAGTAGACGCCATCGCTCTCGCATTCAAAGCCAAACGGATTGAGTTCGTCGTCATTACAGAGGTCGACGAACGCCCGCTCCCAAATGTTTTTTCCAATCTCGGAGAGGTCGGCATACCAATCCTTCCGTTGCAAGCGATCGATCAGAATAGGGAGCAGCGATTCGGTATCGCTCGGCCAATCGGCGGCTTCGTCATCGTCCTCAAGCTGCTCGTCGTAGCTGTCCAACAGCTCCGAAACGTTCTCCGCCATCGCGGCCGCTAGATCTTCGCTGGGCGATTCGAGGAACGAATTGAGACTCGGCCAATCGAGCGAATAAAGAAAATAGCCTGCCATCGATTGCTTCCTATCTTGGGGTGAGCGAACATATCGATCCGGTGGGGTGGAGTATAACAGCGCGTCTTTGTGGATGTTGGAGGTGGCGATGAGTCGACTGATGGAACCTATCGAACACGTTTTTGTACGCCACTGCCTGCCAGCGAAGCACGGCGATTTCGAGCGGGTCAAGCCGTTGTTGCGGTCCGGTTTCGATGACTCGGGTTCGATGTCGACGGCGGGCCTGCCAGCACTGGAAGCCTGCGAAGCCAACGGTCGATGGACGATCGCGTGGGAGCAAGCGGGGAGCGCGTGGGTGCTGTTGGACAGCAACGCGGCGGCGGCCGAGACGC from Rosistilla oblonga includes the following:
- a CDS encoding DUF7691 family protein — its product is MAGYFLYSLDWPSLNSFLESPSEDLAAAMAENVSELLDSYDEQLEDDDEAADWPSDTESLLPILIDRLQRKDWYADLSEIGKNIWERAFVDLCNDDELNPFGFECESDGVYWNIVSEAIAHHDQPKNQLTEKEITHFGARPFRYWHSGRLNWDAWQPMHSMHSPAEVVALAEQFEAAEATLRDSRHPEVDEDYEELMSVLDKLKANGRVLYVSVDT